The Natribaculum luteum genome contains the following window.
AGGATGCCGACGTCGATGCCCATCGTGTCGAGACCGATGACGATCGCCGTGAAGTAGAGGAATATCCTCGCGCCGTTGGCGAACCAGTTCGTGTACGCCATCTCCGTCGCAGCCCGGGTTCGCTCGATGACGTCACCGATGAAGTCGGCGACGACGAACCCGAGGACGATGACGAGCAGGCCAGCGACGAACGCCGGCAGGTACGAGACTGCCGTCGAGATCCACTCCGAGAGGGTCGGGATCGCCAGGGCGTTCGCGGCCGCCAGGATGGCGAGCGCGTAGACGAACCACTTCGCCAGCTTTCCGAACGCGCCGGAGACGGCCCGTTCGGTTCCGCCGAGCATTCGTCCGAGCGGCGTCTCGAGGACCATCCGGTCGAGTTCGACGCCGTCGGCGATCCGTCGGACGACCCCTGCGGCGAGGCGACCGATGATCCAGCCGATGAGGAGGATGACTACTGCCCCGATCAGCCGTGGCAGGAACGTGACCAACTCGGCCACAGGATCCTGCAACCACTCGGGAACCTGCACCTGTTGAGCGGGTTGAAGTCGTACCATGCACGTCGTGGTCGCCGTTTTCCGCTCTTCGGGTTTGTGCAGGCACTCTCAGGGTTGGAAAAAACAGTCAGACAACATAGCCGACACGACGAGTAAAGACTCTATTACGACGAACTGTACGACGTACGGACAGTGACGATCTGGCACCGAACCGAAACGCTGTCGGCGCGCGAACGAACGTGAGTATCGTCGAGACTACAGGGCTGGACGCCGATAACAGTTTATTGGCGGTGGGTCGCGAACGCGGCGACGGAGCCCCGCTCGAGTTCGACGACTCGGATCGCCTCCGATCGACCGAACGTCTCAGTTTTCGCTCACTGTCCACGTGGGAATACGATACGAGATCGTTCGACGACCCTCGTTGGCCGTTTGCGACCTCTCTCGATCGTCGATCGACGGTTCGAACCCGGACGAGGCCACCTCCGCCGAGAGCCCCCGCCGATTGTGGTACGACGGTTCGCATGCCGCCCAAGCGTCGCACGACGGCATCGAAGTGCGAACGTCGTGCGAGACCGTCGTCGATTCCGACGGTTCCAGTAACAAGCTATTACCGGCACTCCACGCCCATCTCTCGAGCCCGAGATAGACGTCCTGACCGACGTCGCCTGATACTACTGGACGACGGTGAGTACACACCCGATCGCGACTCGAGTGTGTCGCCGCCGGCGACGGCGGCTCGTGTACGGGCGGTGTGTGATCCGTGTCGTCTGGCGGTATGAATCCGAGCTCCGGCGTCGAGAAGACATGACCTCGTTCTCGAGTGCAGACCGTTCCTGTCGCGTCGCCGGCTGTTATACGGCACAGATTATACACCCTGATAGCTATGCGGGAACGGGTGGCAGTGTCCATGTCACATGAGTACAGGGAACACGATACCAGAGAGCGCAGGAACCGTCATCGTCGGTGCGGGCTGTGTCGGCTGTAGCGCCGCCTACCACCTCACCGAACTCGGTCGCGAGGACGTCGTCGTCGTCGATCAGGGGCCGCTGTTCGAGACCGGCGGCTCCACCTCGCACGCACCCGGGCTGGTGTTTCAGACCACCGGCGGCAAGCTGATGACGCGGATGGCGTCGTACACCCGCGACCTCTACTCGGACCTCGACGGCTTTCGAACCTGTGGCGGGATCGAGGTCGCCGCGACCGACGACCGCTGGGAGTACCTGAAACGAAAGCGCGAGTGGGGCCGATCCTACGGTCTCGAGGGGGGTCGGCTACTCTCGCCTGCGGAGGTCACAGAGTACGTTCCGCAGGTGAACGAGGACGCCATCCACGGCGGTTACTACGTTCCCACCGACGGGAAGGCCCACGCCGTCGACGCCTCGGCGACGATGGCGGAACGCGCCCGAGAGCGGGGAGCGCGCTTCTTCGGGGAGACGACGGTGACGGACCTCGAGACCAGCGGCGGCGAGCTCGAGGCCGTCGTCACCGACCGCGGCCGGATCGAGGCCGACGAGGTGCTCGTCGCGACCAACATCTGGGGCCCGCTGTTCGGTGAGATGGTCGACGTCGATATCCCGCTCGTGCCCTGTGCCCACCAGTATCTCGTCTCGGACGAACTCGAGGCGCTCGACGGCGCGAGCCAGGAGATCGAACAGCCGATCTTGCGCCACCAGGACCAGTCGCTTTACTTCCGCCAGCACGGCGAGTCCTACGGCATCGGCTCGTACAACCACGAACCGCTTTTGGTCGATCCCGAGGACATCTACGGCCCCGAGAAACTCGAGGATCTCGGCCTCGAGTACCCCTCGCTGCGGGAGTTCACCGAGGAGCACTTCTACGAGAACACCCACCCCGACCACGACCGGGCGGCCTACGACGCGGCCTGCGAACTCGTTCCCGAACTCCGGGACGCCGAGTTCGAGTCCGCGATCAACGGCATGTTCTGTTTCACGCCCGACGGTATGCCGATCCTGGGACCCACGGAAGAGATCGACGGCCTCTGGTGGGCGCTTGCGATCTGGGTCACCCAGTCCGGCGGCGCGGGGAACCTCGTCGCCCACTGGATGGAAGACGGCGTCCCCCGCCTCGACGGCGAGCGCGTCGACGCGACGCCCGCGCACGTCTCGCGGTTCCAGCCCCACGCGGGGTCGCAGGCGTACACCCGAGGCCGGGGCGCACAGCAGTACCAGGAGGTCTACCAGCTGATTCACCCGCGCGAACAGCCCCAGGGACAGCGCTCGCTCCGCCGGAGTCCCTTCTACGACCGCCAGAAAGAACTCGGTGCGGAGTTCTACGACGCGGGCGGCTGGGAAGTGCCGCAGTGGTACGAGACCAACGAGGCGCTGCTCGAGGAGTACGACGTGCCCGACAGGCCGGACTGGCTCGACCGCAACTGGTCGAAAGCACAGGGCGTCGAACACCAGGCCGTCCGTGACCGCGTCGCGATGGTCGACATGACCACCTACACCGGGATCGAGGTGACCGGCGACGGCGCGACCGACCTCCTCCAGGGACTCCTGACGAACGACGTCGACGTCTCGCCGGGCCGGATTCGCTACGCGGCGATGTGCAATGAGGACGGGGGGATCCTCGCCGACGTGACGGTCGCACGGCTCGCGGCCGACCGCTATATGGTGTTTACGGGCGGGGGCAACTCCGCGACGCTGCACTCGCGGTGGATCCGCGAGCACGCCCCCGACGACGGCTCCGTCTCGGTGACGACCCACGACTCGAGTATGTGCGGGATCGGCGTCTTCGGTCCCGAGGCGCGAAACGTCCTGTCGTCGCTCGTCGAGGCCGACCTCTCGAACGACGCCTTCCCCTTCTACACCGCCCAGGAGACGTACCTCGAGAGCATCCCAGTGACGATGCTCAGGCTCTCCTACGCGGGCGAACTGGGCTGGGAACTGTACGCGCCGATGGAGTACGGCGCACAGCTCTGGGAGGCGATCGAAGACGCCGGCGAGGAGCACGGAATCGTCCCGATGGGCTGGGCGGCCCTCGACTCGACGAGCATGGAGAAAGGGTTCCGGCTGTGGGGAACCGACGTCACACCCGAGTACGATCCCTACGAGGCCGGGATCGGCTTCGCCGTCGACCTCGAGACCGACTTCGTGGGCAAGGAGGCGCTGCTCGAGACTCGCGAGGCGGGGATCGACCGGCAGATCACGCCGATCACGCTCGACGAACCCGGGGCCGTCGTCGACGCGGGCCACCCCGTGATGGACGGCGACGACGTGCTCGGCTACGTCGCTCGCGCGGACTACGGCTACGCGATCGACGCCGGGATCGCCTACGCCTACCTGCCGGCCGAGTACGCCGAAGCCGGTCGAGCCCTCGAGATCAGCTACGAGAACGAACGTCTCCCGGCGACGGTGCGGGACGAACCGCTGTTCGATCCCGACCGCGAGAAGATGCTCCGCTGACGCCATGAGCCAGGACTACCGGACCGTCGCGTACGAGGACGTCGAGGCCGCCCGCGAGCGACTCGACGACGAGTCGGTCGTCAAGCACACGCCGGTCGAGCGGAGCACCTCGCTCGACGAACTAACCGGCGGCGAGGTGCACCTGAAGATGGAACACCTCCAGTGGACGGGCTCGTTCAAGACCCGCGGCGCGTACAACAAGATTGCCCAGTGTGCCGACGACGTCGATCGCGTCGTCGCGGCGAGCGCCGGAAATCACGCCCAGGGCGTCGCGCTCGCGGCGACCAAACTCGGAGTGGAGTCGACCATCGTCATGCCCCGGAGTGCGCCACAGGCCAAAGTCGACGCGACCCGAGACTACGGTGCAGACGTCGAACTCGTCGGGAGCGACTTCCGAGAGGCGATGGTCCACGCTCAGGGACTCGTCGACGACGACGCCGAGTTCGTCCACGCCTACGACGACCCGGCCATCGTCGCCGGCCAGGGAACCCTCGGGATCGAGATGTACGAGGACCTCCCCGACGTCGACACCGTCGTCGTCCCGATCGGCGGCGGCGGGCTCGTCTCCGGTATCGCCACCGCCTTCGCCGAACTGTCGCCGGAGACGCGCGTCGTCGGCGTCCAGGCCTCGGGTGCCGCGACCGTCCCGGACAGTCTCCAGAAGGGCACGCCCGTCTCGCTCGAGTCCGTCGACACCATCGCCGACGGCATCGCAACGGGCGGCATCTCGGAGCTGACGCTCTCGCTGATCGACGCGCACGTCGACGAGGTGGTCACGGTCACGGACGGCGAGATCGCCCGGGCGATCCTGCTGTTGCTCGAGCGGGCGAAGCAGGTCGTCGAGGGCGCAGGTGCGGCCTCGGTCGCTGCGGTCGTCAGCGACGAACTCGACGTGGACGGCGAGACGGTGATGCCGTTGCTCTGTGGCGGGAACCTCGATATGACGATGCTACAGACAGTGCTCGTCCACGCGTTGACCGACCGCGAACAGCTGTTGCGACTGCGCGTGCGGATCGACGACCGGCCCGGCAAGATGCAGGAGATCTCGGGGATCATCGCCGAGCACAACGCCAACATCCAGACCGTCCGCCACGACCGGTCGGAACCCGAACTCGACGTCGGCGAGGCCTACCTCGTCTTCCAGATCGAGACCAGCGGCGCGGGACAGGCACGGGCGATCATCCGGTCGATTCGCGATCATGGCTACGAGGTCAGGCACGTCAACGCCTGATACGGACTACTGCAAGTCATTCCAGGTGCAACCGCGACCGTCCTGCGGTTGCACCGGTACATCGGCACAGCAGACCGTATGATACTGCCTGCCGCACCCGTTTTCCGAAGACCGTCGGGCGAGTGTGCTGGAGAACGGAAACGACCGACGGTGCGAAACGCGTCCGTCGATGCGGGAAACGGTCGCGAACTCGGTACCGCCGGAAAATTCTGCTGGTTCATTTAAAAATCACACAGGTGATGAACGTGAACCTTGAAGCGGTGCTTTGTCAAGTATTATCGTGATGCCTAGTAACACGGTTGCTCGTGACACGGAGGGGGTACAGTGCGATCCGGCCGCGCTCGCGGTCTATCGCTCGAGGGAACGCTGTATACACGACGGAAGACGGTGAGTTTCCATGAGTGAATCAGATGCACGCGGTGCGATCGGCGAGTTCGTCGACGAACTCGACCACACCGTCTTCGGCATCGGGTTCGCGGTCGCGGCCATCGCCGTGGTCGCGTTCATCCTCAGACCCGACACCGCGTCGACGTACATGAACGACGCGAACGACTTCCTGTGGACCGCCCTCGGCTGGTGGTACCTGCTCGCGATGTTCGTCCTCGTCGTGTTTGTCGGATTCCTGATATTCGGCCCGTGGGGGAACATCAAACTCGGCGACGAAGACGAAGAGCCGGAGTTTACGTTCCTCGCGTACTTCGCGATGCTGTACTCGGCGGGGATCGCCGCCGGCATCGTCTTCTGGGGGCCTGCCGAGGCGATCTTCCACTACGACGCCGTCTCGCCGTTCGTCGGCGCGGAGTCACAGACGCCGGCGGCCGCCGTCGGCGCGATCCAGTACACGTTCTTCCACTGGGGGATCTCGGCGTGGACGGCGTACGTGGTCATGGGCCTGCCCATCGCGTACTACGCCTACCGCTACGACGCGCCGTTGCGCATCTCGACGGTGATCGCCCCGTGGATCGGCCTCGACAACCTCGATAGCCCGCTCGCGAAACTCATCGACATCCTCGCGGTGTTCGCGACGATCGGCGGCGTCGCGACCACCCTGGGACTGGTCGGGAGCCAGTTCCTCGTCGGCGTCGAGTGGACTACCGGGACGAGCGTCGGCGACCTCGGGACGATCCTCGTGATCACTGGCCTCACCGTCGCGTTCACCCTGTCGGTCGCCCTCGGCGTCGAACGCGGCATTCGTCGGGTCTCGTACTTCAACATGGCCCTGTTCGCGGTGATGACCGTCGCGACCTTCCTGCTCGGGCCGACGACGTACATCATGTCGACCGGCACCGAGGCCCTCGGCGCGTACCTGAATCAGTTCGTCACGATGAGCTTCTACACCGGTGCCGCCCAGAGCGCGAGCGGGGGCGTCGCCGGCTGGGTCGGCGGCTGGACGATCTTCTACTGGGCGTGGTGGTTCTCCTGGACGCCGTTCGTCGGGCTGTTCATCGCCCGCATCTCGAGGGGTCGGACGGTTCGCCAGGTCGCCGTCACGGGCGTTCTCGCCTCCACCGGCGTCACGATCCCCTGGTTCGCGACGATGGGCGGGACGGCCATCTTCCTGCAAAATAGCGGCCAGGCCGACATCCTCACCGTCGTCGGCAACCTCGGCGAGGCCGCGTCTGGCTACCCGCTGTTCGAGGCGCTCCCGCTCGGCGGGCTGTTGACGGCGATGTTCCTCGTGCTCGTGACGACGTTCCTCGTCACGTCGGCCGACTCCTCGACGCTGGCACTGGGAATGCTCACCACTGGCGGCGCGGAACGGCCCTCGACGATCAACCGCGTCATCTGGGGCTTTCTCATCGGTGCGCTCGCGTCGCTTCTGATGGTCACCGGCGGCGTCGACGCCCTGCAGGCGGCCGCCATCATCACCGGCGGCCCGTTCTCGGTCGTCGCGGTGCTCGCCGTCGCGTCGATGGCCGTCTCCTTCGGCCGGCGACGCGCGCTGTTCCTCCGCGAGGAAGACGGCGTCGACCTCCCCGGCTCGAGCGGTGTGATCGGCCGCGAACCCGAGGTCGCGGGCGAGCCACAGGACGACGACTGACGCCTACCGCCTCGTACCGATTCTTCACAAACGTTTTGCCTGCGTGACGTGTCCAACGAGCCATGAAACGACGGGCGTACATCGCCGCGTCGGGAGCCGGAACGATCGCGCTCGCCGGCGCACTCGTCGGATTTTCGCGTCCGTCTCTCCGCGCCGCGTTCCACGGACCACGCGGCGTGGACCTGACGATCGATCGGGATCGCGACGGCAACTCGCCGCTCGAGGTGTCCGGAACGCTGGTCGACGACGAGGTGACCGTCTCGAGCCCCGCCCGTCTGCGCCTCGCGGTGCGAAACCGGGGCGACCGCGACGTCGACTACGGAACCGGCGTGCCGCCGCCGCTGGGCGTCCTCGCGGCCGGCGGCGCGACGCTCTGGACGGACGCCTACGTCGAGAGCGAGCACGTCGACGGCAGTCGGCTGTTACGAACCGTGACCAGCGTCGACGACGTCGGCCTCGTCCAGCCGGTCCGGGCGGGCGAGACGGTCGACGAGACCTACGCGTTCGCCGCGTCGCCCGGCGAGTACCGCGTCTCGAGACACGGCAACCCGTTCGAACTCGACGGAGTCGGCTACGCTGTCACGCTACGGGTCTTCGAGAAGTGACGAGCGCCCGGTGACGAGCGTGCCGTCGCGACGGTACCGGATCGGTCGCCGCCCACCGACCGCTCGAGTCACTCGAGTTTCGCCTGTCTGATCGACAGTACGGGAACCCCGGCGGTCCTGACGACTCGCTCGGCGACGCTGCCGAGGATCACGTCGCCGACGCCGTCGCGACCCTGGGTCCCCATGACGATCGCATCGACGTCTGCCTCCTCGGCGTAGTCGACGATCTCCTCGTGGGCCTTCCCGCTTCTGACGGCGCCGACGCCCTCGAGTCTGCGCTCGTCGGCCATGGCGACGACCTCGTCGGTCACGTCCTCGCCGTAGCGTTTCCACTCGTCGTGTTCCGCAGCCTGGGCCATCGAGTCGGAGGGCAGTGCCGTCACCCTGGACTCGACGACGTACAGCGCGTGGACCGTCGCGCCGAGTTCCGCCGCGAGGTCGACGCCGTGTTCGGCCGCGTTCTGTGCTTCCGTGCTTCCGTCGGTCGGAACGAGTATGCTGTCGTACATGGTCTCCATTTCGTATCGGTGGTTCAGTCGTAGATCGGATGCTCTGCACAGAGTCGCTCGACGTCCGCCCGTACCTCGGCGCGAACGTCCTCGTCTTCCGGCGCGTCGAGGACGTCGACGATGCAGTGGCCGACCCGTTCGATCTCCTCGGGACCGAACCCGCGAGTGGTCAGCGCGGGCGTGCCGATCCGAACGCCGCTGGTGACGAACGGGCTCCGGGTCTCGCCCGGCACCGTGTTCTTGTTGACGACGATGTCGACTGCCGAGAGCGCCTCCTCGGCGTCTTTGCCCGTCAGGTCCGGGTGGGAGTCCCGGAGGTCGACGAGCACGAGGTGTTTGTCGGTGCCGCCGGAGACCATCGACAGGCCGCGCTCGCGGAAGACGTCCGCCAGCACCGTCGCGTTCTCGACCGTCCGCTCGGCGTACTCCTCGAAATCGGGGGTCAGCGCCTCCGCGAAGCCGACGGCCTTCCCCGCGACGTTGTGCAACAGCGGCCCACCCTGGCTGCCGGGGAACACCGCCGAGTCGACGTCGTCGGCGTACTCCTCGTCGCACATGATGATCCCGCCACGCCCCGCGCGGATCGTCTTGTGCGTGCTCCCGGTGACGAAGTCGGCGTGGGCGACCGGACTCGAGTGGACGCCCGCCGCCACCAGCCCCGTGATGTGGGCGATGTCCGCTAGGTTGTAGGCGTCGACTGCGTCGGCGACCTCGCCGATCCGCGCCCAGTCGAACTCGCGGGGGTACGCCGAGGAGCCGCTGACGATCAGGTCGGGGTCGAACTCGCGGGCCTGCGCCTCGAGGTCGTCGTAGTCGACGTAGCCCGTCTCGGGGTCGACCTCGTACTGTTCGACCTCGTAGAGCTGTCCGGAGAAGTTGACGTGGTGGCCGTGACTGAGGTGGCCGCCGTGGGTGAGATCCAGCGAGAGGATTCTGTCGCCCGGCTCGAGGACGGCGAAGTAGACGCCCATGTTCGCCTGTGTGCCCGAGTGGGGCTGGACGTTGACGTGGTCTGTCCCCCACAGCTCTTTCGCCCGGTCGATCGCGAGTCGCTCGACTTCGTCGACGTACTCGCAGCCGCCGTAGTAGCGCGCCCCGGGGTAGCCCTCGGCGTACTTGTTCGTCAGGACCGTCCCCTGTGCCTCGAGGACCGCTTCGGAGACGTGGTTCTCCGAGGCGATCATGCCCAGCGTCGACTCTTGTCGATCGCGTTCGCGTTCGACGGCGTCGGCGACCGCCGGATCGACCTGTTTGATATGGTCTGTCATACCGATACCATCGAGGAATCCACGCAAGTATCTTGATCACAGGTAATCGACCCGTTCAAAAGACGGTCGTCCGACCGGTTGCCGGCCGACGCCGCGCTCCCCGGGCTCGCGCCGACTTAATACTCTGTATTGTCACAGGTCCTGATTTACACGTTTACGTACTGCAACATACATTCGCACTCGTGAAACGAACCATCAGCACCGACGACGCTCCAGCCGCGGTCGGCGCGTACAGCCAGGCGACCGTCGCGAACGGGCTCCTCTTCACCGCCGGACAGCTCCCGCTGACCCCCGACGGCGACCTGCTCGAGGACGCGTCTGTCGCCGAGCAGACCCGCCAGTGTCTCGAGAACGTCGAGGCCATCCTCGCGACCGAAGGACTCGACCTCTCTGCTGTCCTCAAGGTGACGGTATTTCTCGACGACATCGAGGACTTCGAGGAGATGAACGAGACGTACGCGAGTTTCTTCGACGAGCAGCCGCCGGCCAGAAGCGCGGTCGAAGTCGGGAACGTCCCGAAAGGTGCTGCCCTCGAGATCGAGGTCGTCGCGGCGACCGAGTGACCGCCTACCCTCCCTTGATGAGCCGCAACACGGTGACGTGGTCGGTCTCGACCGGCTGATCCTCGGGGACGGGCCGACCGTCGACGAGGACGCTCACCTCGTGGGGGCTCAACTCGACCTCGGCCAGCAGGTCGGCGTAGGTCGGTGCCTCGAGGTCGACCTCGTGGGTCCCCTCGCCTTTGACGTCGACGGTGACGCGCATGGCCGTCCTTGCTGGCGACGGGACTTGAGCGCGTCGCTCGTGGCCGCCCGAACCAGGTCCGCTCGAACGACCGACCCGTCTCAGTCCACCGTCGTCCCCTCCGATTCCGCTGCTTCGGGAGACGTACGGCCCCGCCGCCTGCGCCCGTACAGCCCCATCGAGAGCGCGCCGAAGCCGAGCAGGAAGATCAGGAAGTTGAGAAGTCCGCCGACGATGGGGATCTGTGCGAGGATCGCCCCGCCGAGGAGCCCGACGACGAGCGCGAGCCACCGGTTGTCGAGGCTGGCGTACGAGAGCAGCCACGCCGCGACGGCGAATCGGCCGTAGACGATCCCGACCCAGATCAACAGCGCGAAGACGAACGCGCCGACGAACGTGATGGGGATGCCGACGATCGTGATCGCGATCGCGGCCAGCAGGATGGGGATTCCCACGAGCACGCCCAGGCCGACCAGTCCCGACCGAACCGGGTCGGTCGCCACGCGGTCGGCGACGGCGGCCGAGAACCGCGGGAACAGCCCGAGTAACGCCACACCGAGCAGCAGGTTCAGAACGAACGTGTAGACGGCAAACAGCCAGCCTGCGATCGGCTGAATCGTCGGTGCCACGTCGATTCCGAGCGTCGCATCGCGCGTGATCTCGCCCGCGACGGCGTCGGTGTTGCCCTCGAGCGAGCCCGCATACCGGAGGTCGCCACCGATGGTCGCGTTGTCACCCAGGACGATCGTCTCCGCGCCGATCGCCGCGTCGTCCTCGATCGCCCCGTCGATCTCGACGTGTCCCGTGCTGGCCTGCAGCGACCCGCCGATCGTCGCGCCCTCCGCGACGACGATGTTCCCGGCTGCGGTGTTTACGTCTCCGCCGACGGTGCCGGTGATCTCGAGGTTGCCGGAGGCGGTCTCGACGTCACCGCCGACGTCGCCGTAGATATAGATGTTGCCGGCGGCGGCACTGACGTCGCCGGTGACGGTCCCGCGGACGATCACGGTCCCGGCGAGGGCGTTGATCTCGTCGACGGTCTCGCCTTCCTCGACGACGACGGTGCCGCCCGCGTTCGCCCCCGACTGCGCCAGCGCCGTGCCGGGGACGGCGCCGAGCACGATGGTGGCGACCACGACGGCGACAGCGATCTGCTGGGTCGTGCTTCTCGAGCCGTTCATACGCCCTCCTACGCTCTATACGGGATTAAATATGTATGCTGACTAACACGTCCTGTGAACGTATTTCTCTGCGGACTATCGTGTGCGTCTACAGGTCCATACGGCACCTGCAGACGTGGTCAACAACCCCGACTCTCGAGGGTCGGGGTATCGCCTCGACCGTCCATGAAGCAGTCGACGTCCGCCCGAGGCCGGATCGATCTCCGCTCGAGTCCGGCCCGCGAATCGGACCCTCGAGGACGATCGTTCTCGGGGAATTTATCACTCCGAGGAGTCTGTCTCACAGTATGAGCGAGGCCGACGCCGAAACCGCGGAGCCTGCGGGGGGCCGATCCGGGATCTGGATCGAAAAGTATCGTCCGGAGGGGTTAGACGACGTCAAAGGCCACGAGAACGTCGTCCCCCGGCTGAAACGCTACGTCGAGCAAGACGACCTGCCCCACCTCATGTTCGCGGGGCCGGCTGGAACCGGTAAAACGACCGCAGCCCAGGCGATCGCTCGCGAAATCTACGGCGACGACTGGCGAGAGAACTTCCTCGAGTTGAACGCCTCAGACCAGCGCGGCATCGACGTCGTTCGCGACCGGATCAAGAACTTCGCCCGCTCGAGTTTCGGCGGCTACGACTATCGGATCATCTTCTTAGACGAGGCCGACGCGCTGACCAGCGACGCCCAGTCCGCGCTGCGCCGGACGATGGAGCAGTTCTCGAACAACACCCGTTTTATCCTCTCGTGTAACTACTCGAGTCAGATCATCGACCCGATCCAGTCGCGGTGTGCCGTCTTCCGCTTCACCCAGCTGTCGGACGACGCCGTCGAGGCCCAGATCCGGGAGATCGCCGCCGAGGAGGGGATCGAACTGACCGACGACGGCGTCGACGCGCTGGTCTACGCCGCCGACGGCGACATGCG
Protein-coding sequences here:
- a CDS encoding mechanosensitive ion channel family protein, whose amino-acid sequence is MVRLQPAQQVQVPEWLQDPVAELVTFLPRLIGAVVILLIGWIIGRLAAGVVRRIADGVELDRMVLETPLGRMLGGTERAVSGAFGKLAKWFVYALAILAAANALAIPTLSEWISTAVSYLPAFVAGLLVIVLGFVVADFIGDVIERTRAATEMAYTNWFANGARIFLYFTAIVIGLDTMGIDVGILYVFARALAWGLAAAVAIGAGVAFGWGGKDYVADNIDRWMGRTSSITPTESSPRSESPTGSESPGRDREPGSEPGPGPGAEDD
- the glyA gene encoding serine hydroxymethyltransferase, which gives rise to MTDHIKQVDPAVADAVERERDRQESTLGMIASENHVSEAVLEAQGTVLTNKYAEGYPGARYYGGCEYVDEVERLAIDRAKELWGTDHVNVQPHSGTQANMGVYFAVLEPGDRILSLDLTHGGHLSHGHHVNFSGQLYEVEQYEVDPETGYVDYDDLEAQAREFDPDLIVSGSSAYPREFDWARIGEVADAVDAYNLADIAHITGLVAAGVHSSPVAHADFVTGSTHKTIRAGRGGIIMCDEEYADDVDSAVFPGSQGGPLLHNVAGKAVGFAEALTPDFEEYAERTVENATVLADVFRERGLSMVSGGTDKHLVLVDLRDSHPDLTGKDAEEALSAVDIVVNKNTVPGETRSPFVTSGVRIGTPALTTRGFGPEEIERVGHCIVDVLDAPEDEDVRAEVRADVERLCAEHPIYD
- a CDS encoding universal stress protein; protein product: MYDSILVPTDGSTEAQNAAEHGVDLAAELGATVHALYVVESRVTALPSDSMAQAAEHDEWKRYGEDVTDEVVAMADERRLEGVGAVRSGKAHEEIVDYAEEADVDAIVMGTQGRDGVGDVILGSVAERVVRTAGVPVLSIRQAKLE
- the ilvA gene encoding threonine ammonia-lyase, giving the protein MSQDYRTVAYEDVEAARERLDDESVVKHTPVERSTSLDELTGGEVHLKMEHLQWTGSFKTRGAYNKIAQCADDVDRVVAASAGNHAQGVALAATKLGVESTIVMPRSAPQAKVDATRDYGADVELVGSDFREAMVHAQGLVDDDAEFVHAYDDPAIVAGQGTLGIEMYEDLPDVDTVVVPIGGGGLVSGIATAFAELSPETRVVGVQASGAATVPDSLQKGTPVSLESVDTIADGIATGGISELTLSLIDAHVDEVVTVTDGEIARAILLLLERAKQVVEGAGAASVAAVVSDELDVDGETVMPLLCGGNLDMTMLQTVLVHALTDREQLLRLRVRIDDRPGKMQEISGIIAEHNANIQTVRHDRSEPELDVGEAYLVFQIETSGAGQARAIIRSIRDHGYEVRHVNA
- a CDS encoding Rid family detoxifying hydrolase, whose product is MKRTISTDDAPAAVGAYSQATVANGLLFTAGQLPLTPDGDLLEDASVAEQTRQCLENVEAILATEGLDLSAVLKVTVFLDDIEDFEEMNETYASFFDEQPPARSAVEVGNVPKGAALEIEVVAATE
- a CDS encoding GcvT family protein, which codes for MSTGNTIPESAGTVIVGAGCVGCSAAYHLTELGREDVVVVDQGPLFETGGSTSHAPGLVFQTTGGKLMTRMASYTRDLYSDLDGFRTCGGIEVAATDDRWEYLKRKREWGRSYGLEGGRLLSPAEVTEYVPQVNEDAIHGGYYVPTDGKAHAVDASATMAERARERGARFFGETTVTDLETSGGELEAVVTDRGRIEADEVLVATNIWGPLFGEMVDVDIPLVPCAHQYLVSDELEALDGASQEIEQPILRHQDQSLYFRQHGESYGIGSYNHEPLLVDPEDIYGPEKLEDLGLEYPSLREFTEEHFYENTHPDHDRAAYDAACELVPELRDAEFESAINGMFCFTPDGMPILGPTEEIDGLWWALAIWVTQSGGAGNLVAHWMEDGVPRLDGERVDATPAHVSRFQPHAGSQAYTRGRGAQQYQEVYQLIHPREQPQGQRSLRRSPFYDRQKELGAEFYDAGGWEVPQWYETNEALLEEYDVPDRPDWLDRNWSKAQGVEHQAVRDRVAMVDMTTYTGIEVTGDGATDLLQGLLTNDVDVSPGRIRYAAMCNEDGGILADVTVARLAADRYMVFTGGGNSATLHSRWIREHAPDDGSVSVTTHDSSMCGIGVFGPEARNVLSSLVEADLSNDAFPFYTAQETYLESIPVTMLRLSYAGELGWELYAPMEYGAQLWEAIEDAGEEHGIVPMGWAALDSTSMEKGFRLWGTDVTPEYDPYEAGIGFAVDLETDFVGKEALLETREAGIDRQITPITLDEPGAVVDAGHPVMDGDDVLGYVARADYGYAIDAGIAYAYLPAEYAEAGRALEISYENERLPATVRDEPLFDPDREKMLR
- a CDS encoding BCCT family transporter, which encodes MSESDARGAIGEFVDELDHTVFGIGFAVAAIAVVAFILRPDTASTYMNDANDFLWTALGWWYLLAMFVLVVFVGFLIFGPWGNIKLGDEDEEPEFTFLAYFAMLYSAGIAAGIVFWGPAEAIFHYDAVSPFVGAESQTPAAAVGAIQYTFFHWGISAWTAYVVMGLPIAYYAYRYDAPLRISTVIAPWIGLDNLDSPLAKLIDILAVFATIGGVATTLGLVGSQFLVGVEWTTGTSVGDLGTILVITGLTVAFTLSVALGVERGIRRVSYFNMALFAVMTVATFLLGPTTYIMSTGTEALGAYLNQFVTMSFYTGAAQSASGGVAGWVGGWTIFYWAWWFSWTPFVGLFIARISRGRTVRQVAVTGVLASTGVTIPWFATMGGTAIFLQNSGQADILTVVGNLGEAASGYPLFEALPLGGLLTAMFLVLVTTFLVTSADSSTLALGMLTTGGAERPSTINRVIWGFLIGALASLLMVTGGVDALQAAAIITGGPFSVVAVLAVASMAVSFGRRRALFLREEDGVDLPGSSGVIGREPEVAGEPQDDD
- the samp2 gene encoding ubiquitin-like small modifier protein SAMP2; translated protein: MRVTVDVKGEGTHEVDLEAPTYADLLAEVELSPHEVSVLVDGRPVPEDQPVETDHVTVLRLIKGG